ATAGAAATGAAATTTACTGAAAAAGACTAAActtttaaatagaaaagaagcaATCAGAACTCTACCAGGGGTCTTACCAGATGAGAGAACTGATTGAGAGGCAGCACGATTGCCTACCTCCTCAAATCTCGAAAGAGACCCATTAACAACCACAGGATTATGTGAGTATGACCgacaatttttaccaaaatcTTCATCAAGAGATCTGTTTCTAGGCATCTGCTCAGTGATAGTAAAAGGTGGGTTGACATCAAATGCATGAGTAATTGATTCTTCTTGTCTGGCAAAAGAGAACCTGGACTGGTTGCTGTTTTGAACTTTTCGGTAACTCGAAGATCTAACAGAACCTTCGTGCTTGTCTGACTCACCCAAAAGATTAGCCAAATGCTGAGGTGAGGACAATGAGTCACTCCACAAATCAAGATCCAGAGACAAGATATTGGAGATCATACTGCTTTCACCTGCTTTTAAAGAATTGTGCATCTCAACTTTAGATCCATTGCCTTGCAACATTCCAAATTGCCTCTCTCTAACTTCAGAAGTTCTATCCAAATCCGCACGATCATTTACCATCTTTTCAAGGTTTCGACTAGATATTGCTGAACTTCTTCCTTCCATATTACTATCTACAGGTATTAAACTGGCACTTAAATTATTGATATTGACCACCTCACTATGCTGTGAAGAATGAGATGTGGAACAATTTGACACATGAGACAGATTTCCAGAAGTAGAGAAAGAAGTTGAATAatcaaagacttctggatcttcAAGTCTTCGATTATTGAAACATAAtacatcttcttcaacttgagaatgcATAGTTGGCAATCGATCAGTCGGAAAAAAGACCTCCCTGTCCCTGTTGGATGGAACATTGCTGACCACTGCCAAAGGCAAAGACTCTTTATAGTTATCCACGCATGATTGTTGCAGTATACTCTGATTCCCCATTGATACAATCCATCCTGGATCAGAGATGCAAAAGGTAGGCACTGGACTGCCTGATGATTCACCCTGGAGTTTTCCATGCACACTTAATGATGATACGTCAGAGCACAATTTCTTATTCTTACCATTAATTTGAGCATGTTCTTCTTTCTCTGCATAAGTACTAGCTGATTCACAAGTGCTCCTGGCAGATTTTACAGTGTTCTGGGGCATGCTACTAATGTTTCTACCTTCCTTGCTACTTATTAAATCGGATAACCTGCCACCTGTAATATCAGTAGCCGTAGTCCCATCTGCTGCAGCAGGTTTAACTGACAAAGAGAGGTCGGACTCTATACAATTGTGCTGCTTTGAACAACTTGATGAGCCCAACATAATTTTAGCTGCTATACAATTTTGATCATTCAAGGGTGGCTTTTTCACCCCATCACCATGCGGTGGAGAATGTTGAGCTGTATCTGCACCTACTACAGTTATGGATACTCCACTAGCCATCGCAGACTTCTCTTTGTATGGTCTATCAGAACATTCTGAAGTTGCAGCTTGAGCACGCTGTCCCCTAATTTACATGTCAAAGAGAGTTGCAAATAAAAGGTAGCACAACTAAATAGCAGTAAATAGTTATCAATGCATAATGTTCCCTTCAGCCCCTGtaccaagcatttcaaagaaCTAATGGCGCTGTTTGTTTTGattatctcaaaaataaaaGGCTGATAGGAAACTGTGACATCTCAGGTGATTAACCAGTCAAGATAAGTTCCATTGAGAAACAGACAACGTTTTTCTGGTTTTTTAAACTTCTAATGACCGCATTACCATGAAGCTGCAGCAGGAAGAGTAGCCGACCTAGTAGTGGTTCCATTTGGTAGAGAAACTTTAATCACGTTTGCTGcattctacaaaaaaaaaaaaaaaaaaaatatatatatatatatatatatatatatatatatataaattaataagGGAAATCAAGAAACATCTATAAAAGTCAAGCATACTGAACAACATCCATGTAAAGACAACGTGATTGAGCAAGATTAAAATGCACCAgcaaattaatcaattaaacaTAAATAATAGAATGCGCATTCAATGAAATGCCTCTGGAATGTTTACCATGGTATACTTGAAAGGAAGCCATAACTAATCCTCAACAGTGAGAAGCTCAACATACAACCGGAATACTAAAATCTTACATTTGAAGCATTATTGATATTTGGTTTTGTGGCAGAAGGCAAGGTGCTGTTACAGTTATAATCAAATGGAGGTGGCAATACACTTCCAGTGCGCCTTTGCATACAGTAGCCATTGCCTGTCATTTGCTGGACCCTAGTCCTTTAAAGCAACAAGATAGTTTAGCACAATAATATGTCATCACATTCTATTAAATCAGCTAAACGTTAGCAGAAAGGGACCGAAATGCATCAATTTCTGAACTCTATCTCACAAAATATTAAATCCTATAAATACACATAAATGTGCTGTATAGATACATGTAGTTTATTGCCGTAAGTAAACCACAACTATGCTTCCATACCTACACACGACAAATGTTTACAAATATATAGACAAAATAAAGATATTACCggtagaaaaaaatcaaaagattgaCAATACATCTAAGAGATAGCAGGAACGGCAAATCAACAACTTGGAGGTGTTTCAAACTAGTTCAGCAAGTGCTGATCAACACTATAATTTGTAGACCAGTAAAATATGAGTTCATGCATTTATAATAATTCCTATTGCCTGTTTTACATGATTATAGAACTGATCCTAGTAACTAGAAAGAACGAAGGTAGTGCGAAATAAGATAATCATCTTCTTCTGACATAAGAAGAGGCCAGCTCCACAAAAGAAACTTTGATCTCAGCACCTTTGTGTTATTCccctcaaaagaagaaaaaaaaaaaagaagggtaaGACAATGCTggcactaaaaaaaaaaccggaCCTTGTGTATGCTGAAATTATTTCATCCTTGGTGAAGCTATCCTCCTGAGACCCAGTCTCATGCAGATAGAGACAATCTGGGTTGGTGCAGGGCTGGATTAGAAAAAACTCGTTAGCTTAATTAAGTTCAAAGAACCTTAATAAAGCTATCTTTCCCATAAGATAAAATGGAACAGACTGATGATATCTTATTTGTGGTTCATACCGCATTTCTAAGCCATGCATGACAGTACTTAGTGGTTCCAAAACATGCCCTGAACGCGCCATCCAAAATCATCAAATTGATCTGCCTTATGCAGCAAACATAGGGAGAAAATACATATCCGGAAATGAGAAATACCTTAATGGTCTACCATCCAACACATACCCATGAACAGACTGAATACAACGGACTGCTTCCTCCTCTTTTGAGAAAGTAATATATCTAAGGGAAAGCATACAGTACATTTGTAAGCAACTATCTACTTAAGACCATATGTTTTTGTGAGGAAATATAAAGTGCAAAAGAAATCACAGACCTGAAAGAAATTCCAGGCAATGAGTCTAAAAATTGGAAGACGGAAGAGGCCAATCAGCCACATAACCAAAAGCTGAAGGTGCATGACCAAAAAGCTATCTAGGGGGAAAAAAACTCTCCCCTTAAAACTCATGCGAATCAGGAAAGAACAATTTAAGACAGCACAGTTCCAAGAACAACACTCTGTTCAGCTAAAAACAGATTAAGAATGATGACATTTCTTCAGACCAGACTCTTGGAAATTTGTCAACTCACACACTGCAGGTGTTGTTTGGAAACTGCTGAATGGCACCAGTAGCTGTCTGGGACATAGATACTTTAAGAACCTTCCCATACTGACTGAAGTATTCTCTCCGCTGAAGAATCTGCATGTATATCATACAGATAATATCACCGGTCTGAATCAGCAAAAATCAATAGCTGGACCAGTAAGTCAGTATATGTGAGTGAACAAATGCCCGATTATACTTAGGGTAAGCATGAGTAGGAAATAGTTTCCATGTTGCatgagagagggaaggagaacagagagagagacacacacaTCTTCATCTGCTAAGTTAAGAGGCAAGCCGACTATGTACACAAGGTTCCGTTGTATCACCCGAACACTACCCAATTGCTTTCTCCCCTCTGAAGATTTTGTCTTTGCCCTTTgacacttcatttttttctctgtaTTAATTTCAGCCACCAATCTGATAGAAAAGATACGATCACCAAAAGAAAGCTGATATGGAAGTCAAATCAGAATCGCGCACATCAGAATAACACCTCTCACAGTTTGCAGCCGTCCCTACAATCTTCTCCTTGTCATAAGGGGCTCGACATGCTGGGCAACGCCCCTCTGTTTCATCCTTCTCTGCCATGTCCATTATGTGATGCCAACACCAAACACATATCTAAGATAGACACAGAAATTGAATGAGAGACAGAGGCATACATAATCGGCAATAGTTGGCAAGCATGATCCAAATATCAGGTGCAAGCTTGATATTCTAAGGACCAAGTTTCTTGATTTTGTAACAATCTTGCTAAACATGGGTTTTAGAATGATGATAATTTCAAAGGATACCATGAGCCTTGTTTATCTAAATTCACTGCTTTGCACAGAACAAAGAACATGAATGAATagtaagaaatgaaatgagaaatgaGACTCCCCACGGCACAACCAACGCAGAATGAAAGTGAGGAACTAAGAGAAGATTATATTTAACTTTCAGACCTCATATCCACATTTGCAAGGTTTCAATTGCTGATCCGTCAAATCCATCTCCTCAGCACAAAGAGGACAGGTCTTTTCTCCCTCGTCGCACATGGTATCCCTGAATTTAAATGGAATGAATTCATGAAGCAGGATGAGCCGGCAGAAATTTCAGAGAAACGTTTGAGTCCAATCTCACTGTTATTAACTCATCGAGGTTGCATGGGAGTAATTGAAACGAAAACAAACAAGGTGTTAACACATCAAACTCAGCCTAATAATTGGAAAACGTCCACTTTcgaaacaatttcacaatttcagCTTCCTCCGTCTTTTGCCTTGACTAGACCGATtaaagacaaagaaaaccaaGAATGGCTCAGGCTCGGGGTCAGAAGGAAAGACATGTTAAACCACTGTCCAGGAGTACATTCAGTCAAATGATGCATCAATTCCAGTATCGTCCTTCCTTTAAAAATTCTACGTCCATACTTTTCGACTGCCATCACTTGATAATCCAGCTTTCGATAAACGGACATCCACAGTGACGAGTCaaccccaaaaaaatcccaatgAAGTCGATATCATCAAACGCACAGTCCACCCTCCCTCCATATATCGCAAACCAAAACCCTCGATCCCTACTCGATCAACGCAAAAAACATCGGTCGATCTCAATCCGCCCCGCGGACCGTGACCTCGCGGATCAGATAAATCACGAGAGCGCCGCCATCGCCAGCGACCTCGAATGGGCGGACGGACCGGACCGCACGCCTCCCGACTCAGTCAAGTGCAATCGCACGGAACGCGCGGATCGAGCTGGACCGTAGCCGGCGCGCCGCGGGAGATGCGAGATCGCGACGACGCCGACGAAAAACGACGAGACgacgagagagagggaaggctaGGGTTCGAGATGAGGGCCTGAGGAACTTACGGATGCGGGAAGGAGACGGCGGGGAGAGGATTCGGCGAGGGACGGGATGGCGGAGAAGACGCGCGACCCGGCGAGaacgagagcgagagcgagagagcgaAACCACGAAGCGAAGCCTCTTGTTGTGCGTGCATGTGATGATGGCGGATTTGGCCGCCGGTCTTTTCCTATGCGCGTCGCTGTCGCTAGAAAATAATTGGGGTGGACTGGTTGACTTCCGTGTCGTGCCCCTCCAATTAGCTTCATTTTTCCTGATTAATTTAGACCGCGGCCAGATTGCCTGGACTCCAATCCCACCAATCCGGCCGGTCCTATCTGATTCCAGATCTGCCAAATGCCACTCCACTTTGCCATGTGTGGATTCGCTCGTCGTGCGGCACTGAACACTGCCGCTATGATTGTCGTGTGATAAGACACATGGCACGATCGAATTATATTGGACCGATTAGCGTTTGATTAGTGATTTGTCGTTGTCAAACTTCTGCCGGTCGTTagattaaattatgaaaatgataaaaagaaagtaCTTTTAAATGTAACGTCAAATTATTATAGCATaataatttatagaaaatgCGTGATGACTTGATATCATCTTCACTTTCATTTCGCTTATTAGTGACGGACTATTGAGCATTTCAAAGTTAGAATCATTACAGGATTTAATCAAATACCTCATGACAAATTGACCACAACTAAGGATAAGTGGTTCCATTAGTCAATTatacttcctttcttttctaataCATATTCTCACTTTGTTAAACAATGTTAAAAAAGTCATGTGGTTGTCTACATAGACAATGGAAGTCAAGCGATACTAACATATCAGTCGTAGCAAAAACATGTCAATTTAttgtatatgtttttttttcttttctttttttcctatccccttttgtcttcttccttagtTTGTACCTGATGAGGTATGTGCCGTTGCCACCCCCATTGCCATCGCTAGTGAGTTTGccacaggaaaaagaaaaggaaaaagagaaaagaattaagaaaataaaaacatacaATGAGTTGGCATGTTaactcatgttttttttttgcgtgaGTGCCACTTTAGCACAATCTGTCTTTCACCATCCACGTAAGCAATAATATAAGATTTTTAACAATGCCCATTGATAAAATCTATACGGAGGTAAAAGTGTCCTACGGATATAAGTTTTGGactttttgtttaataattttttttttgtaaatatatatCACACAAGTGCAAGTTTGAGGTATCTTTTGTCATTAAAAATTTGGAGGAAATGTATCACACATGCACAATTTTAAAGTTTTGGGTTTTGCATAAAGATTTGGAGTAAAAGCATTACAGTGAgtataatttatgatttttgttgttactttttttcattaaagAAATACGAGAATTCGTTGAGATGAGTGagttttggcttttcttttacaTGTCGCTGacaatttaaatatttctcTTTAAATTATTGTGGAATAAGGGGATCGACTTCATGAAATTATGAACTGCCTTATCGGGACTGCTCGGAACTTTTTTCACTTCGAAAAAGCTCACTCGCGGCTCACAGGGGTCATGACTCAAGGAGCGACTCGCGACGGTGCAAGCCGATTCACTTGGGCCGGGCCTAACCTTGCCCATTGACCGGTTTCAGCAAATACTTCGCCCAAGAACGAGGCCCAAGAGAAACTTCAGGGCCGTACAGGAAACCCGCGTCGTCACGTCGATGGCCCAATCCGACGAGAATGTCGTGTTTAGAACGAGTTTTAAGTGAAATGCGACAGGGAATTCATATCGATTCTATGCATCGAGGGTTTGActttcaccataaaaaaaagtaCTTTGATTATGTAAAGTGAGTAAGACGCTTGCGTGAATAAATTCTTATCGGATATAAATTGTTGAATATCTGTCTTGCAATCAACATCAACCCAATGGACATTACTCTTTaaacaatatataaaaatggATTGAGGAATATTTCGACTTTATGATTTTGCATGCAAGCGGCCTCGCGCTAAAGTGTCTTCGTCAAAAGCAATAAGCATTTGGCAATTAACATTCTAAAACTTCGTGCAAAGCAACTTTTACTTGTTACAATTACGCTGCCACTTTTGTTGGTAACTTAATAA
The nucleotide sequence above comes from Eucalyptus grandis isolate ANBG69807.140 chromosome 2, ASM1654582v1, whole genome shotgun sequence. Encoded proteins:
- the LOC104432833 gene encoding uncharacterized protein LOC104432833 isoform X2, whose protein sequence is MHAQQEASLRGFALSLSLSFSPGRASSPPSRPSPNPLPAVSFPHPDTMCDEGEKTCPLCAEEMDLTDQQLKPCKCGYEICVWCWHHIMDMAEKDETEGRCPACRAPYDKEKIVGTAANCERLVAEINTEKKMKCQRAKTKSSEGRKQLGSVRVIQRNLVYIVGLPLNLADEDILQRREYFSQYGKVLKVSMSQTATGAIQQFPNNTCSVYITFSKEEEAVRCIQSVHGYVLDGRPLRACFGTTKYCHAWLRNAPCTNPDCLYLHETGSQEDSFTKDEIISAYTRVQQMTGNGYCMQRRTGSVLPPPFDYNCNSTLPSATKPNINNASNNAANVIKVSLPNGTTTRSATLPAAASWGQRAQAATSECSDRPYKEKSAMASGVSITVVGADTAQHSPPHGDGVKKPPLNDQNCIAAKIMLGSSSCSKQHNCIESDLSLSVKPAAADGTTATDITGGRLSDLISSKEGRNISSMPQNTVKSARSTCESASTYAEKEEHAQINGKNKKLCSDVSSLSVHGKLQGESSGSPVPTFCISDPGWIVSMGNQSILQQSCVDNYKESLPLAVVSNVPSNRDREVFFPTDRLPTMHSQVEEDVLCFNNRRLEDPEVFDYSTSFSTSGNLSHVSNCSTSHSSQHSEVVNINNLSASLIPVDSNMEGRSSAISSRNLEKMVNDRADLDRTSEVRERQFGMLQGNGSKVEMHNSLKAGESSMISNILSLDLDLWSDSLSSPQHLANLLGESDKHEGSVRSSSYRKVQNSNQSRFSFARQEESITHAFDVNPPFTITEQMPRNRSLDEDFGKNCRSYSHNPVVVNGSLSRFEEVGNRAASQSVLSSGSRSQISAPPGFSVPNKAPPPGFSSHERTDRNFDTYLGNHLPDINLLRNSYQTQPNASVNSTGDIEFMDPAILAVGRGTIQGGFNSPSFDLGSLSQQLNTLDSDAGHNLLMKRSFPAHSNLRYETSAGYASLNNSFDIASRIFDQSQMGNVSSYTQLSLQRSMSNGRWSGRNTIPGGDGVVMAELLRNERLGINKICDSLENQKYCMPSSGDLCNRSFGM
- the LOC104432833 gene encoding uncharacterized protein LOC104432833 isoform X1, with amino-acid sequence MHAQQEASLRGFALSLSLSFSPGRASSPPSRPSPNPLPAVSFPHPDTMCDEGEKTCPLCAEEMDLTDQQLKPCKCGYEICVWCWHHIMDMAEKDETEGRCPACRAPYDKEKIVGTAANCERLVAEINTEKKMKCQRAKTKSSEGRKQLGSVRVIQRNLVYIVGLPLNLADEDILQRREYFSQYGKVLKVSMSQTATGAIQQFPNNTCSVYITFSKEEEAVRCIQSVHGYVLDGRPLRACFGTTKYCHAWLRNAPCTNPDCLYLHETGSQEDSFTKDEIISAYTRTRVQQMTGNGYCMQRRTGSVLPPPFDYNCNSTLPSATKPNINNASNNAANVIKVSLPNGTTTRSATLPAAASWGQRAQAATSECSDRPYKEKSAMASGVSITVVGADTAQHSPPHGDGVKKPPLNDQNCIAAKIMLGSSSCSKQHNCIESDLSLSVKPAAADGTTATDITGGRLSDLISSKEGRNISSMPQNTVKSARSTCESASTYAEKEEHAQINGKNKKLCSDVSSLSVHGKLQGESSGSPVPTFCISDPGWIVSMGNQSILQQSCVDNYKESLPLAVVSNVPSNRDREVFFPTDRLPTMHSQVEEDVLCFNNRRLEDPEVFDYSTSFSTSGNLSHVSNCSTSHSSQHSEVVNINNLSASLIPVDSNMEGRSSAISSRNLEKMVNDRADLDRTSEVRERQFGMLQGNGSKVEMHNSLKAGESSMISNILSLDLDLWSDSLSSPQHLANLLGESDKHEGSVRSSSYRKVQNSNQSRFSFARQEESITHAFDVNPPFTITEQMPRNRSLDEDFGKNCRSYSHNPVVVNGSLSRFEEVGNRAASQSVLSSGSRSQISAPPGFSVPNKAPPPGFSSHERTDRNFDTYLGNHLPDINLLRNSYQTQPNASVNSTGDIEFMDPAILAVGRGTIQGGFNSPSFDLGSLSQQLNTLDSDAGHNLLMKRSFPAHSNLRYETSAGYASLNNSFDIASRIFDQSQMGNVSSYTQLSLQRSMSNGRWSGRNTIPGGDGVVMAELLRNERLGINKICDSLENQKYCMPSSGDLCNRSFGM